In Halapricum desulfuricans, a single window of DNA contains:
- the carA gene encoding glutamine-hydrolyzing carbamoyl-phosphate synthase small subunit, producing the protein MTDAYVALEGERIVEARARAPGTANGELVFTTAYTGYEESLTDPSYEEQILTFSYPLIGNYGVREERFESDRVQPNAVVARELTDDVAEWLEGEGVPAVDHLDTRDIVTEIRDEGAMKCGIAAGPDATEDDAIEQLQQCKHMSEHRDIGAQVSVAEEVVYNEGGDGARVALVDCGAKGSIIDSLVERDAEVHVLPYDATEDDIEAVDPDLLFISNGPGDPENFERAGEVVDTYVGEVPIAGICLGQQVVANALGGETEKMEFGHRGVNQPVRDLRTDQVVMTTQNHGYTVAEPGDNLDVTQINVNDDTPEGLENEELGIITRQYHPEANPGPHDSLGFFDDVLELAEE; encoded by the coding sequence ATGACTGACGCCTACGTGGCGCTCGAAGGAGAACGCATCGTCGAGGCTCGTGCACGCGCTCCCGGGACAGCCAACGGGGAGCTGGTGTTCACGACCGCCTACACCGGATACGAGGAGAGCCTGACCGATCCCTCCTACGAGGAGCAGATCCTGACGTTCTCGTACCCGCTGATCGGCAACTACGGGGTCCGGGAGGAGCGGTTCGAGTCCGACCGCGTCCAGCCCAACGCCGTCGTCGCCCGCGAGTTGACCGACGACGTCGCCGAGTGGCTCGAGGGCGAGGGCGTCCCGGCGGTCGATCACCTCGACACGCGGGACATCGTGACCGAGATCCGCGACGAGGGGGCGATGAAGTGCGGGATCGCCGCCGGCCCGGACGCGACCGAGGACGACGCGATCGAACAGCTTCAGCAGTGCAAGCACATGTCCGAGCACCGCGACATCGGCGCGCAGGTCAGCGTCGCCGAGGAGGTCGTCTACAACGAGGGCGGCGACGGCGCGCGGGTCGCGCTGGTCGACTGCGGCGCGAAGGGGTCGATCATCGACTCGCTGGTCGAGCGCGACGCCGAGGTGCACGTCCTGCCGTACGACGCCACCGAGGACGACATCGAGGCGGTCGATCCCGACCTGCTTTTCATCTCGAACGGGCCGGGCGATCCGGAGAACTTCGAGCGGGCCGGCGAGGTCGTCGACACCTACGTCGGCGAGGTGCCGATCGCGGGGATCTGTCTGGGACAGCAGGTCGTCGCCAACGCGCTGGGCGGCGAGACCGAGAAGATGGAGTTCGGCCACCGCGGCGTCAACCAGCCCGTGCGTGACCTTCGCACGGATCAGGTCGTGATGACGACCCAGAACCACGGCTATACGGTCGCCGAGCCCGGCGACAACCTCGACGTCACGCAGATCAACGTCAACGACGACACGCCCGAGGGTCTGGAGAACGAGGAGTTGGGGATCATCACCCGGCAGTATCACCCCGAGGCCAATCCCGGGCCGCACGATTCGCTCGGCTTTTTCGACGACGTGCTTGAACTAGCGGAGGAGTAG
- a CDS encoding Lrp/AsnC family transcriptional regulator translates to MDELDREILGILREDARTPYTEIADDVGTSEGTVRNRVEQLVEDGVIERFTVATRTGNIKAMIELRVDVNVDTTRVSERLAEWHEIDFVWQVGGEEDIVLVVDCADTAGVNDLIRRARELDEVVNTKTRLILDERVG, encoded by the coding sequence ATGGACGAACTGGACCGGGAGATCCTCGGGATACTCCGCGAGGACGCCCGGACACCCTACACGGAGATCGCGGACGACGTGGGAACCTCGGAGGGGACCGTCCGCAATCGGGTCGAACAGCTGGTCGAGGACGGCGTGATCGAGCGCTTTACTGTCGCGACCCGGACGGGCAACATCAAGGCGATGATCGAGTTGCGCGTGGACGTCAACGTCGACACTACGAGGGTCAGCGAGCGCCTCGCGGAGTGGCACGAGATCGACTTCGTCTGGCAGGTCGGCGGCGAGGAGGACATCGTGCTCGTCGTCGACTGCGCCGACACCGCCGGCGTGAACGATCTCATCAGACGGGCCCGGGAGTTAGATGAAGTCGTGAATACGAAGACGAGGTTGATCCTCGACGAGCGCGTGGGCTGA
- a CDS encoding RNA-guided endonuclease InsQ/TnpB family protein: MAATNEEKRTRTNTFALAPKAEWKKVCLIELLDSAAALVNIVTYHRRQAYFDDDQTRSDVWNAKTKTEIRNRFQPVLGRAITDKMLDKCDEQWDAFFEQLDDYYDGEREDKPGVPGYWKDDGKRVLKACIRNDAYTVEWGEHSRIELALGSELKEKYGIPLNKRIRVPIKGDPQYDGHGGRLELVYDRSTESFTARQPVTFLHDTTRATDSSDEGCVAAVDVGANNFVAVTTTQGHQRVFHARPLFDCFHHYTERISELQSQLPEQTDRSRLVEKLYAKRTRQRNHAQDALVRHLAGLFSGWGVEAVYIGKLDDVRERHWSATVNEKTDLFWAHGRFRRRMQTVLEGECGVSVEEKSEAGTSSQCPRCDEGTHVSRTGDVFQCGGCGFEGHSDVVGSENFLQSVVDGDIDFTGERPMARPVDSGQNGPERGHRKVPRLEWDDHCWRQRGHATKEGPTNRSTREGNLASESGTA; this comes from the coding sequence ATGGCGGCTACAAACGAGGAAAAGAGAACGCGAACGAACACCTTCGCACTCGCTCCGAAGGCGGAGTGGAAGAAGGTGTGCCTCATCGAGTTGCTGGACTCGGCAGCCGCCCTCGTCAACATCGTCACCTACCACCGCCGACAAGCCTACTTCGACGACGACCAGACGCGAAGCGATGTGTGGAATGCCAAAACGAAAACAGAGATACGAAACCGCTTCCAGCCAGTTCTCGGTCGAGCAATCACCGACAAGATGCTCGACAAGTGTGATGAGCAGTGGGATGCGTTTTTCGAGCAACTCGATGACTACTACGACGGTGAACGCGAGGACAAACCCGGTGTGCCCGGCTACTGGAAAGACGACGGCAAGCGAGTCCTGAAAGCGTGCATTCGCAACGACGCCTACACTGTCGAGTGGGGCGAACACAGCCGGATCGAACTCGCACTCGGCAGCGAGTTGAAAGAGAAGTACGGCATTCCACTCAACAAACGCATCCGCGTTCCGATCAAAGGCGATCCGCAATACGACGGCCACGGTGGCCGCCTAGAGCTGGTGTACGACCGATCCACCGAATCATTCACGGCACGGCAGCCAGTCACATTTTTGCACGACACAACACGGGCCACGGATTCCAGCGACGAGGGATGCGTGGCCGCCGTGGATGTCGGTGCTAACAATTTCGTCGCCGTCACCACTACACAAGGCCACCAGCGCGTGTTCCACGCCCGTCCATTGTTCGACTGCTTCCACCACTACACCGAACGAATCAGTGAGTTGCAGTCCCAGCTTCCCGAACAGACGGATCGCAGTCGATTGGTAGAGAAGCTGTATGCGAAGCGCACGAGACAGCGCAATCACGCTCAAGACGCTCTCGTTCGCCACCTTGCAGGTCTCTTCTCAGGGTGGGGTGTAGAAGCAGTGTATATCGGGAAGTTAGATGATGTTCGTGAGAGGCACTGGTCAGCGACGGTCAATGAGAAGACGGATCTGTTCTGGGCGCACGGTCGCTTCCGTCGCAGGATGCAGACCGTTCTAGAGGGGGAGTGTGGCGTCAGTGTTGAAGAAAAGTCAGAGGCAGGCACATCCAGTCAATGCCCACGCTGCGATGAAGGGACGCACGTCTCGCGCACCGGTGACGTGTTCCAGTGTGGTGGATGTGGCTTTGAAGGCCACAGCGATGTGGTGGGAAGCGAGAATTTCCTGCAAAGTGTGGTGGATGGCGATATTGATTTCACCGGAGAAAGGCCGATGGCACGGCCTGTGGACTCAGGTCAGAATGGGCCTGAGAGGGGACATCGCAAGGTGCCTCGCCTTGAGTGGGACGACCATTGCTGGCGACAGCGTGGTCACGCGACCAAAGAGGGGCCCACAAACCGGAGTACCCGCGAGGGGAATCTTGCCTCAGAGTCAGGCACGGCCTGA
- a CDS encoding winged helix-turn-helix transcriptional regulator has protein sequence MAKDGIGRPRDVTCEDVLTAFDDVDKPVATGTLLAEMLDVSKQSVLRRLQELEREGRVERWKVGSRAVVWWPTEES, from the coding sequence ATGGCAAAGGACGGGATCGGACGACCGAGAGATGTGACGTGTGAGGACGTGTTGACAGCGTTTGACGATGTTGACAAACCAGTGGCGACTGGCACACTATTGGCTGAAATGCTGGATGTATCGAAACAGTCTGTACTCCGACGATTACAGGAGTTAGAAAGAGAGGGGCGGGTTGAGCGATGGAAAGTTGGCAGTCGCGCTGTCGTCTGGTGGCCGACCGAAGAATCGTAA
- a CDS encoding bactofilin family protein — protein MKRQQAVSGGLVLLVAIAVVAGAFTGVAAAETRTGGTVVVEEGETIDGLSTFSGTVIVRGTVDGNLDGVAGTVVIEESGVVTGNLAVTAGSITVAGEVNGNVDVAGGSLTLAPTGVVDGDLNAGVGSIRLAGTVGGDAMLGGDSITLAETASVGGDVRYAENADFTDEGATVDGSVSADPDIGSGGFDLPDVPGWLFTGYAILVNLVLGAALLVAMPGFSRRVDETVSTEAAKSAGVGVLAALGIPIGLVVLAVTIVGIPLTLAGFVAFALLAWVALLYGRIAVAAWALRQADIDNRWLALVAGIVGFGVLGRIPILGGLLSLATFLLGLGAIALVLVELRRGDGDSDESEPAAEPPIEPDDSDAGAI, from the coding sequence ATGAAGCGTCAGCAAGCGGTCAGCGGGGGACTCGTGCTGCTGGTGGCGATCGCGGTCGTCGCGGGGGCGTTCACCGGCGTCGCGGCAGCCGAAACCAGAACGGGTGGGACAGTCGTCGTCGAAGAAGGTGAGACAATCGACGGGTTGTCGACGTTCAGCGGGACGGTCATCGTCCGCGGGACGGTCGACGGGAACCTCGACGGGGTCGCCGGAACAGTCGTCATCGAGGAGTCGGGCGTCGTCACTGGCAACCTCGCCGTGACCGCCGGGAGCATCACCGTCGCCGGCGAGGTGAACGGCAACGTCGACGTGGCGGGGGGTTCGCTGACGCTGGCGCCGACCGGCGTGGTCGACGGAGATCTGAACGCCGGCGTCGGCTCGATACGGCTCGCGGGGACGGTCGGCGGTGACGCGATGCTCGGCGGGGATTCGATCACGCTGGCGGAGACGGCCAGCGTCGGTGGCGACGTCAGATACGCCGAGAACGCCGACTTCACTGACGAGGGGGCGACAGTCGACGGCTCGGTCAGCGCCGATCCCGATATCGGATCGGGCGGGTTCGACCTCCCGGACGTGCCGGGGTGGCTGTTCACCGGGTACGCGATTCTCGTCAACCTCGTGCTCGGTGCGGCGCTGCTCGTTGCGATGCCCGGCTTCTCCCGGCGCGTCGACGAGACGGTGAGCACCGAGGCAGCAAAATCAGCGGGCGTCGGCGTGCTCGCGGCGCTCGGAATCCCGATCGGACTCGTGGTGCTCGCGGTCACGATCGTCGGCATCCCGCTGACGCTGGCTGGCTTCGTCGCGTTCGCGCTGCTCGCGTGGGTCGCGCTGCTGTACGGCCGGATCGCGGTCGCCGCGTGGGCGCTCCGGCAGGCCGATATCGACAACCGGTGGCTCGCGCTCGTGGCCGGTATCGTCGGGTTCGGGGTGCTCGGCCGGATCCCGATCCTGGGCGGGTTGCTCAGCCTCGCGACGTTCCTGCTGGGGCTCGGCGCGATCGCGCTCGTGCTGGTCGAACTCCGACGCGGGGACGGCGACAGCGACGAGTCCGAGCCGGCGGCCGAGCCGCCGATCGAACCCGACGACAGCGACGCTGGCGCGATCTGA
- the rtcA gene encoding RNA 3'-terminal phosphate cyclase, with translation MLTVDGADGGGQLLRTSLSLAVITDTSVRIESIRGSRPEPGLKPQHLAAVELLAEYCDADLEGAALGSEALVFEPGDMRRHTLSADIETAGSVTLLLDTVLPLATVLDDPLTVTATGGTDVKWSPPVAYLRHVKLPLLARFGLDAELEVDRVGFYPKGGGEVTLRLSLSSLSPIDLGARGSLRAVDVYSTASADLEASDVADRQADRVFERLGETGVPPGERTVRYAETRSTGSSLVVRARYDRTLAGFDALGEPGRPSEAVADLAVEDFEQFRETDAAVDRHMADQLLVFLAIAGGRVVVPERTDHVRTHRSVLSEFGYDVSIDSGDETVLLTSPGYHPA, from the coding sequence ATGCTCACAGTCGACGGTGCAGACGGCGGGGGACAACTCCTGCGGACGAGCCTCTCGCTCGCGGTGATCACCGACACGTCGGTCCGGATCGAGTCGATCCGTGGCTCGCGGCCGGAACCCGGACTCAAGCCCCAGCACCTCGCGGCGGTCGAGTTGCTCGCCGAGTACTGTGACGCCGACCTCGAGGGAGCGGCTCTCGGCTCGGAAGCGCTCGTCTTCGAGCCCGGTGACATGCGCCGGCACACGCTCTCGGCCGACATCGAAACCGCCGGAAGCGTGACGCTGCTGCTCGATACCGTCCTGCCACTGGCGACCGTGCTCGACGACCCGCTCACGGTGACTGCGACCGGCGGGACTGACGTCAAGTGGTCGCCGCCCGTGGCGTATCTCCGGCACGTCAAACTCCCGTTGCTCGCCCGGTTCGGACTGGACGCCGAACTCGAGGTCGATCGGGTCGGGTTCTACCCGAAAGGCGGCGGGGAAGTGACACTTCGGCTGTCGCTGTCGTCGCTATCGCCGATCGACCTCGGTGCCCGGGGTTCGCTGCGGGCGGTCGATGTCTACTCCACCGCTTCGGCGGATCTCGAAGCCAGCGACGTGGCGGATCGGCAGGCCGATCGCGTCTTCGAACGACTCGGCGAGACTGGTGTCCCGCCTGGAGAGCGGACAGTCAGGTACGCTGAGACGCGCTCGACGGGCTCGTCGCTCGTCGTCCGGGCACGCTACGACCGGACGCTTGCCGGTTTCGACGCGCTCGGCGAGCCCGGCCGTCCCTCCGAGGCTGTCGCCGACCTGGCCGTCGAGGACTTCGAGCAGTTCCGCGAGACCGACGCGGCCGTCGATCGACACATGGCCGATCAGTTGCTGGTCTTTCTCGCGATAGCCGGCGGCCGCGTCGTCGTTCCGGAACGCACCGACCACGTCCGGACCCATCGATCGGTGCTGTCGGAGTTCGGCTACGACGTCTCGATCGACTCGGGCGACGAGACCGTGCTTCTCACGTCGCCGGGTTACCATCCGGCGTGA
- a CDS encoding glycosyltransferase, giving the protein MQTRHTDGKTLAAYESHIDEQQRREIHAVAEEHADTRMGHINSTASGGGVAEILVSVVPLLNDVGVDTDWQVMDADDEFFEVTKTIHNGLQGGQTELTEDMRETYRSVTIENAEALDERYDVLVLHDPQTLGMAPTLAERFPETALVWRCHIDLTDATPAYLEFVQSYLDPIDRAVFTLPEYGEAITGVEIDTIYPSIDPLTEKNRPIEELSGDAAEAADLERFPFDTDRPLIVQVSRFDPWKDPLGVIEAYRDVSASIPDAQLALVGAMPDDDPEGVEVYREVEAEAGDDPDIHLLTNLPDAGINGLQWGADLVLQKSLREGFALTVSEALWKETPVVGANVGGIPLQIEDGENGYLIEPRDIESTADRVVRLLEDDQLRRRLGENGRETVREQFLTPRQVLDYLTLLSAAEGDRAE; this is encoded by the coding sequence ATGCAAACTAGACACACGGATGGTAAGACGTTGGCGGCCTACGAATCGCACATCGACGAGCAGCAGCGCCGGGAGATCCACGCGGTCGCCGAGGAACACGCGGACACTCGGATGGGGCACATCAATTCAACAGCGAGCGGCGGTGGTGTCGCCGAGATCCTCGTCTCGGTGGTCCCGCTATTGAACGACGTCGGCGTCGACACGGACTGGCAGGTCATGGACGCCGACGACGAGTTCTTCGAGGTGACAAAGACTATCCACAACGGCCTTCAGGGCGGCCAGACCGAGCTCACCGAGGATATGCGCGAGACGTATCGTTCCGTCACGATTGAGAACGCTGAGGCGCTCGACGAGCGGTACGACGTCCTCGTGTTGCACGACCCCCAGACACTCGGAATGGCACCGACGCTTGCCGAGCGGTTCCCCGAGACAGCGCTCGTCTGGCGCTGTCACATCGACCTCACGGATGCGACTCCGGCGTATCTTGAGTTCGTGCAGTCGTATCTCGATCCGATCGATCGGGCCGTCTTTACGCTCCCGGAGTACGGCGAGGCGATCACGGGCGTCGAGATAGATACCATCTACCCCTCGATCGATCCGTTGACCGAGAAGAACCGACCGATTGAGGAACTCTCGGGCGACGCGGCGGAGGCAGCCGACCTCGAACGGTTCCCGTTCGACACGGACAGGCCGCTGATCGTGCAGGTCTCTCGGTTCGATCCCTGGAAGGATCCGCTGGGTGTGATTGAGGCCTACCGAGACGTCTCGGCGTCGATCCCTGACGCGCAACTCGCGCTCGTCGGCGCGATGCCCGATGACGATCCCGAGGGAGTCGAGGTGTATCGCGAAGTGGAGGCTGAAGCGGGCGACGACCCCGATATCCACCTGCTTACGAACCTCCCGGACGCCGGGATCAACGGTCTCCAGTGGGGCGCGGACCTCGTCCTCCAGAAGTCGTTGCGCGAGGGGTTTGCGCTGACTGTCTCGGAGGCGCTCTGGAAGGAGACGCCCGTCGTCGGGGCAAACGTCGGCGGCATCCCGCTGCAGATCGAGGACGGGGAGAACGGCTACCTCATCGAACCGCGAGACATCGAGTCGACCGCCGACCGCGTCGTCCGATTGCTCGAGGACGACCAGTTGCGACGCCGGCTCGGCGAGAACGGCCGTGAAACGGTTCGCGAGCAGTTCCTCACCCCGCGGCAGGTCCTGGACTATCTCACACTACTTTCGGCTGCGGAGGGCGATAGAGCGGAGTGA
- the gfcR gene encoding transcriptional regulator GfcR: MKSIDTLVESAAELTDNGLSKGEIADELNVSRETASWLVAQTGRESIEEEIGASPVDVHVDWSAIGRDSHRLGHLGAIMADLLAHEGEDVDLTIGIGKSGAPLATVIGRELDTDLSVYMPSKYQWDDDQTETSGSFSRNFSGINDKDCYIVDDNIDTGQTMTETIKQVRDNGGSPQAGVVLTDKLGQDEINGVPIYSLIEIVQMSDG; the protein is encoded by the coding sequence ATGAAGTCCATCGATACGCTCGTCGAGAGCGCGGCAGAACTGACAGACAACGGCCTCTCGAAAGGGGAGATCGCGGACGAACTGAACGTCTCCCGGGAGACAGCAAGCTGGCTCGTTGCACAGACCGGCAGGGAGTCGATCGAGGAAGAGATCGGGGCGAGCCCGGTCGACGTCCACGTCGACTGGAGCGCCATCGGTCGGGACAGCCACCGGCTGGGTCACCTCGGCGCTATAATGGCCGATCTACTCGCTCACGAGGGAGAAGACGTCGACCTCACGATCGGGATCGGCAAGTCCGGCGCGCCGCTGGCGACCGTCATCGGGAGGGAGTTGGACACCGACCTCAGCGTCTACATGCCTAGCAAGTACCAGTGGGACGACGACCAGACGGAGACATCGGGTTCGTTCTCCCGGAACTTCTCGGGGATCAACGACAAAGACTGTTACATCGTCGACGACAACATCGACACCGGGCAGACGATGACAGAAACCATCAAACAGGTGCGCGACAACGGCGGAAGCCCCCAGGCAGGTGTCGTGCTGACGGACAAGCTCGGTCAGGACGAGATCAACGGCGTTCCGATCTATTCGCTCATCGAGATCGTCCAGATGAGCGACGGCTGA
- a CDS encoding class 1 fructose-bisphosphatase, which yields MNTIDTIVREVRDTAHYMSDNVANYADDTTRTNPSGEEQIGADIWSDSLFFDALCPLQGVGGYASEERKDVTDCGEGYTIAIDPLDGSSNLASNNSVGTIVGVYDAELPAPGRDLVAAMMVLYGPYTTMTVAREDSDVVQQYLLRDGHSERWGQFRVPEETTVVGLAGIPNNRSDTFNQFANELEGEMKLRYGGATVADLAQVLEYGGLFGYPKTEQYPDGKLRVHFEAAPLAYLVEAAGGASTDGDKSILDVEPDSIHARTPILLGNNPLVSRAEAALSEL from the coding sequence ATGAACACGATAGACACGATCGTCCGTGAGGTGCGGGATACAGCCCACTACATGAGTGATAACGTCGCCAACTACGCGGACGATACCACCAGGACGAATCCGAGCGGCGAGGAACAGATCGGTGCCGACATCTGGTCGGATTCGCTGTTTTTCGACGCGCTCTGTCCACTGCAGGGCGTTGGCGGGTACGCGAGCGAGGAGCGCAAGGACGTGACCGACTGCGGTGAGGGGTACACTATCGCGATCGATCCACTGGACGGGTCATCAAACCTCGCTTCGAACAACTCCGTCGGGACCATCGTCGGCGTCTACGACGCGGAACTCCCGGCTCCCGGTCGGGATCTGGTCGCGGCGATGATGGTGCTGTACGGACCCTATACGACGATGACCGTGGCCCGAGAGGACAGCGATGTCGTCCAGCAATACCTGCTACGGGATGGTCACAGCGAACGCTGGGGACAGTTCCGCGTCCCTGAGGAGACTACCGTCGTGGGACTGGCCGGGATACCGAATAACCGAAGTGACACGTTCAACCAGTTCGCGAACGAACTGGAAGGCGAGATGAAGCTCCGATACGGCGGGGCCACTGTCGCCGACCTCGCACAGGTACTGGAATACGGCGGTCTGTTCGGGTATCCGAAGACGGAACAGTACCCCGACGGGAAACTCCGGGTCCACTTCGAGGCCGCACCACTCGCGTATCTCGTCGAGGCGGCCGGCGGCGCATCGACGGACGGCGACAAGTCGATCCTGGACGTTGAGCCGGACAGCATCCACGCCCGGACCCCGATCCTCCTGGGGAACAACCCACTCGTCTCCCGGGCGGAGGCAGCACTCAGTGAGTTATAA
- a CDS encoding HAD family hydrolase has product MERYDRLYRLYSDHDTDTLRALQNLVDLFPLVESPVALDRWQEINEELAAGKAGIDDDFSEVGETFADLATRATQEQAFTGLDLYNKYGRSVNVLILDVDETLRSTGSTDNEIPRDTLNMLTEFHDDGIPIIICTGQTLESVKGFAIQGLGSELIHSGNLSIVYETGIGVFTPGHGARTKQLLYEDLDEDVQAVFEDIRGRILSEAPENLRRGCHLQGNEFNITMKPNFDTASTAAKDVIDEALVYELDLLGDAISGLGQVDLESETVSEWTRAYYAEQDPEIRSVLESEGALPDRDATDVSSDLEDILERLDIGYYEGDAAEIGSLELSKVVGVEAALDVLDIEDPFSIVMGDSKSDLRVMRWAGENDAGIAAAPEHASQSVLEYVEATDELVFDQGRAGEILRMVYALNRFAESADS; this is encoded by the coding sequence ATGGAACGATACGATCGACTTTACCGGCTGTACAGCGACCACGATACCGACACCCTCCGTGCGCTACAGAACCTTGTCGATCTCTTCCCGCTGGTCGAATCGCCCGTCGCGCTCGATCGCTGGCAAGAGATCAACGAAGAGCTCGCAGCGGGCAAAGCAGGAATCGACGACGATTTCTCTGAGGTCGGTGAGACGTTCGCTGATCTCGCGACCCGGGCGACACAGGAACAGGCGTTTACCGGCCTCGACCTCTACAACAAGTACGGCCGTTCGGTGAACGTGCTCATCCTCGATGTCGACGAGACGCTGCGGTCGACGGGGAGCACCGACAACGAGATCCCCCGCGACACACTCAACATGCTGACGGAGTTCCACGACGATGGGATTCCGATCATCATCTGCACCGGTCAGACCCTCGAGAGCGTCAAGGGGTTCGCGATCCAGGGCCTCGGCAGTGAGCTGATTCACTCCGGAAACCTCAGTATCGTCTACGAGACCGGTATCGGTGTCTTCACGCCTGGTCACGGCGCCCGGACGAAGCAACTGCTCTACGAGGACCTCGACGAGGACGTCCAGGCCGTCTTCGAGGATATCCGGGGCCGCATCCTCTCGGAGGCGCCCGAGAACCTCCGACGGGGCTGTCACCTCCAGGGTAACGAGTTCAACATCACGATGAAGCCCAACTTCGACACGGCCTCGACGGCAGCGAAGGACGTCATCGACGAGGCGCTCGTCTACGAACTCGACCTCCTGGGTGACGCGATCTCCGGGCTCGGTCAGGTGGACCTCGAAAGCGAGACCGTCTCCGAGTGGACGCGCGCCTACTACGCCGAGCAAGATCCCGAGATCCGTTCGGTCCTCGAAAGCGAAGGGGCCCTCCCAGATCGTGACGCCACGGACGTTTCATCTGACCTGGAGGACATCCTCGAACGGCTCGATATCGGCTATTACGAGGGAGATGCGGCCGAGATAGGGAGCCTCGAATTGAGCAAGGTAGTCGGGGTCGAAGCGGCACTGGACGTACTCGATATCGAGGACCCATTTAGCATCGTGATGGGCGACTCCAAGAGTGACCTGCGAGTCATGCGCTGGGCCGGCGAGAACGACGCCGGGATCGCAGCAGCCCCGGAACACGCCTCCCAGAGCGTACTGGAGTACGTCGAAGCGACCGACGAACTCGTGTTCGATCAGGGACGGGCCGGGGAGATCCTCCGGATGGTGTACGCACTGAACCGATTTGCCGAGAGTGCCGATTCGTGA
- a CDS encoding PfkB family carbohydrate kinase — MLLTLTPNPAVDQTIEMDEPLEPDTVQKSANAQFDSGGGGINLSQFVHALGGETVASGITGGFTGYFIEQDLKEFGIPTDFCTIESAPTRINSTILVPERDRPRTSRVTGSESSETVEYQIRQAGPAVTDAVIDQLVETVREHEPEILVIAGSLPPGMEPEAVDRLATAGDWETAVNVHGDVLLELEETYEYCRTNQAATEMATGRTIDSITDCEQAALEIQAMGFERVVASMGSEGAVMITPEQTLYSPAVDVDVVDTKGAGDALFGAILWAYEQGWDDTKALRAGVATAWKLVTVKGSTVTDLSPQDRMDKVHVWEMS; from the coding sequence ATGCTACTCACATTGACGCCGAACCCGGCGGTCGACCAGACGATCGAGATGGACGAGCCGCTAGAACCCGACACCGTCCAGAAGTCAGCCAACGCACAGTTCGACTCGGGTGGGGGCGGTATCAATCTCTCGCAGTTCGTGCACGCGCTTGGGGGCGAGACGGTCGCGTCCGGGATCACCGGCGGGTTCACCGGCTATTTCATCGAGCAGGATCTGAAAGAGTTCGGCATCCCGACGGACTTCTGTACGATTGAATCGGCACCGACGCGAATCAACTCGACGATCCTCGTTCCCGAACGGGACCGTCCGCGAACGAGCCGCGTGACCGGCAGCGAGTCGAGCGAGACGGTCGAGTACCAGATCCGACAGGCCGGCCCGGCGGTGACCGACGCCGTCATCGACCAGCTGGTGGAGACGGTCCGGGAACACGAACCGGAGATTCTCGTTATCGCTGGCAGCCTCCCACCAGGCATGGAGCCCGAGGCGGTCGATCGACTGGCGACTGCCGGCGACTGGGAGACAGCGGTCAACGTCCACGGCGATGTGCTGCTCGAGCTCGAAGAAACCTACGAGTACTGCCGGACCAACCAGGCGGCGACTGAGATGGCGACTGGCCGGACGATCGACAGCATCACCGACTGCGAGCAGGCGGCCCTGGAGATACAGGCGATGGGATTCGAGCGCGTCGTCGCGTCGATGGGCAGCGAGGGCGCAGTAATGATCACCCCTGAGCAAACCCTCTACTCCCCGGCCGTCGACGTCGACGTCGTCGACACGAAGGGAGCTGGGGACGCCCTGTTCGGTGCCATCCTGTGGGCATACGAACAGGGCTGGGACGACACGAAGGCCCTCCGTGCCGGCGTTGCGACCGCCTGGAAACTCGTCACAGTGAAAGGCTCAACCGTGACCGATCTCAGCCCGCAGGATCGGATGGACAAGGTCCACGTGTGGGAGATGAGCTAG